A genomic stretch from Bacterioplanes sanyensis includes:
- a CDS encoding DUF4397 domain-containing protein, with product MMKVSQLIAVSAVSLGLVACGSDDDDKDYSYVRVLHASADAPAVDVLIDGKAVLENVSFQQGSDYLRVNAGPRDVALRVAGTDTIALQASLTLAENGRYSVIAQNQVASLELEVLDDTSRFNNGTTDVTVVHAAPAAGAVDVYVTAAGADLGQATLSAVPFDANASLAEIASGDYQVRLTGAGASDVVYDSGSLAISTDVTAVAVASMKGASPVTLLAWSSSVTPVLDNSAEVRIVHAVDAADVDIYAGGNKLLDDFSFTNTTDGYVKVAAGNLDVAITGADSTLQDAFSNLSGTLMLERGESYTVIAAGDTGALAQARLITLMDKRMNASSTDGDIRLVHASSAAAADPVDIYVYGQGMAQPAEPTFADVTLGQDTGYTALPAGTYTVDIAADGTTAPAIPGTDAIAISAGSISTAIAVGNGSGLSAILLNDKR from the coding sequence ATGATGAAAGTATCTCAGCTTATCGCCGTGTCCGCGGTCTCCCTTGGTTTGGTAGCCTGCGGCAGTGACGACGACGACAAAGATTACTCGTACGTACGTGTGCTGCACGCATCCGCCGATGCGCCGGCCGTCGATGTGTTAATCGACGGCAAAGCGGTATTGGAAAATGTCAGCTTTCAGCAGGGCTCGGATTACCTGCGTGTCAACGCGGGCCCCCGTGATGTCGCACTGCGAGTCGCTGGCACCGATACCATCGCACTGCAAGCCAGCCTGACCTTGGCAGAAAATGGTCGCTACTCGGTAATCGCGCAAAATCAGGTGGCCAGTTTGGAGCTGGAAGTGCTGGATGACACCAGCCGCTTTAACAATGGCACCACAGATGTCACCGTGGTACACGCTGCCCCTGCTGCCGGAGCGGTTGACGTCTATGTGACTGCTGCCGGAGCCGACCTGGGACAAGCGACGCTGAGTGCGGTGCCCTTTGACGCCAATGCCTCTTTAGCTGAGATCGCCAGCGGCGATTACCAAGTACGCCTGACCGGCGCTGGCGCCAGCGATGTGGTCTACGATTCTGGCAGCCTAGCCATCTCTACCGATGTCACGGCCGTGGCTGTGGCCAGCATGAAAGGCGCCTCCCCGGTGACGTTATTGGCTTGGTCCAGCAGTGTCACCCCGGTACTGGATAACAGCGCCGAAGTACGCATCGTGCATGCCGTCGATGCGGCCGATGTCGATATTTACGCGGGCGGCAATAAGTTGCTGGATGATTTCTCCTTTACCAATACCACCGATGGCTACGTCAAAGTGGCTGCAGGAAACTTGGACGTGGCAATCACTGGCGCCGACAGCACCTTGCAGGATGCCTTTAGCAACCTGTCCGGCACCTTAATGCTGGAGCGTGGTGAGTCTTATACCGTCATTGCCGCTGGCGATACCGGCGCTTTGGCGCAAGCGCGCTTGATTACGCTGATGGATAAACGCATGAATGCCTCCAGCACCGACGGCGATATTCGTCTGGTTCATGCGTCCTCAGCTGCAGCGGCCGACCCGGTGGATATTTATGTCTACGGCCAGGGCATGGCACAGCCAGCTGAGCCAACCTTTGCTGACGTAACCCTCGGTCAGGACACCGGCTACACCGCACTGCCAGCGGGCACCTACACAGTCGACATTGCCGCCGATGGCACCACCGCACCAGCGATTCCTGGTACGGATGCCATTGCCATAAGTGCCGGTAGCATCAGCACTGCCATAGCCGTCGGCAACGGTTCTGGCTTGTCGGCCATTTTGCTGAACGATAAGCGCTAA
- a CDS encoding DUF2147 domain-containing protein, with product MLRSAVFSIAALSAFVFSAAIQADPAEGRWVTIDDEDGSQASVVEIRITEQGLLQGTIVELLREDDRGKTCEKCPDDFKDQPIEGLTFMWDLENDGEGQWRSGRILDPKSGSIYKSKLDVSEDGQSLEVRGYIGVSWLGRSQQWLRYQPEGVATTN from the coding sequence ATGCTTCGTTCTGCCGTTTTTTCTATTGCCGCACTGTCCGCGTTTGTTTTTTCTGCTGCTATACAGGCCGACCCGGCAGAAGGGCGATGGGTAACCATCGATGACGAGGATGGCAGCCAAGCCAGCGTGGTCGAGATACGCATCACTGAGCAGGGACTGCTGCAAGGCACCATCGTTGAGTTATTGCGCGAAGACGACCGTGGCAAGACGTGTGAAAAATGCCCGGATGATTTCAAAGATCAGCCGATCGAAGGTCTGACCTTTATGTGGGACCTGGAAAATGACGGTGAAGGGCAGTGGCGTAGTGGCCGCATTCTCGATCCAAAATCGGGCAGCATATATAAGTCGAAGCTGGATGTGTCCGAGGACGGCCAGTCTCTTGAAGTGCGAGGTTACATCGGCGTGTCTTGGCTGGGCCGCAGCCAGCAATGGTTACGCTATCAACCTGAAGGGGTTGCTACAACAAACTGA
- a CDS encoding adenosine deaminase, which translates to MAAVDLINTHLSRTDDIADEAFLRALPKAELHLHLEGSLEPELMFELAQRNDIELPFANVDAVREAYDFHNLQSFLDIYYRCADVLRTEQDFYDLTWAYMQQCQRQGVVHTEPFFDPQTHTDRGIAFATVLNGITRALADAEQQMGISSELIMCFLRHLSEEAAFETLEAAELYLDKITAVGLDSSELGHPPLKFERVFTRARELGLKTVAHAGEEGPAQFIHDAIDGLKVERVDHGVRCTDDDDLIQQLIDTQMPLTVCPLSNTRLKVYQHMSEHPILTLLERGVRVTVNSDDPAFFGGDVMQNYLALAEHLNMTRRQAAWLAHHSLTSSFAAEKQDSWLQQWVEALQS; encoded by the coding sequence ATGGCTGCCGTAGATTTAATCAATACCCATTTATCCCGTACCGATGACATCGCCGACGAGGCCTTTTTGCGTGCTTTACCCAAGGCTGAGTTGCACCTGCATTTGGAGGGTTCGTTAGAGCCAGAGTTGATGTTTGAGCTGGCACAGCGCAATGATATTGAGTTGCCCTTTGCCAATGTGGATGCGGTGCGCGAAGCCTACGATTTTCATAACCTGCAGTCTTTTCTTGATATTTATTACCGCTGTGCCGATGTGTTGCGCACTGAGCAGGATTTTTACGATCTGACCTGGGCGTATATGCAGCAATGCCAGCGTCAGGGTGTGGTGCACACAGAACCGTTTTTTGATCCGCAAACCCATACTGATCGTGGTATTGCATTTGCAACGGTGCTAAATGGCATCACTCGAGCCTTGGCAGATGCCGAGCAGCAAATGGGCATCAGCAGCGAGTTGATTATGTGCTTTTTGCGTCACTTAAGCGAAGAGGCCGCGTTTGAGACACTGGAAGCTGCAGAGCTGTATCTCGATAAAATAACCGCGGTGGGGTTGGACTCGTCTGAGTTGGGCCACCCACCGTTAAAATTTGAACGCGTCTTCACGCGGGCTCGTGAGCTGGGTTTAAAAACCGTGGCCCATGCCGGTGAAGAAGGCCCAGCACAGTTTATTCATGATGCCATTGATGGCCTGAAGGTTGAGCGAGTGGATCACGGTGTGCGATGTACCGATGATGACGATTTAATCCAGCAGTTGATCGATACGCAAATGCCGTTAACCGTGTGCCCTTTGTCGAATACTCGGTTAAAAGTCTATCAACACATGTCTGAGCACCCGATACTGACGCTGTTAGAGCGCGGTGTTCGGGTCACGGTTAACTCCGACGACCCGGCGTTTTTTGGTGGCGATGTGATGCAAAACTACTTGGCGCTGGCGGAGCATTTAAACATGACACGTCGTCAGGCTGCTTGGCTGGCGCATCATAGTTTGACTTCCAGTTTCGCTGCAGAGAAGCAAGATAGCTGGCTGCAGCAATGGGTCGAGGCTCTGCAGTCCTAG
- a CDS encoding HD domain-containing phosphohydrolase produces the protein MTELLDGATDTAQPPSVLLVDDETSILSALKRTLRSTGVTLLTASSGAEGLQLLEQHPVDLIISDMRMPHMSGSEFLAQASQRFPSVVRILLTGFADLESTIAAINEGKIAQYLTKPWNDDELRDIVSKHLKAKLLEVRNRQLSQELLEKNIELEALNSQLEEKVAERTEELRHNHALLEKTHDSVRQSYEHMVALASSIAGLRNPVSYRADQRKAAMAFSLAQAMGLSDSEATSVREAVLLANLGKVGFPDTLLNKPFASLDAAEAEQFRQYPVLGETALMGIPNLEQASRYIRHQFERYDGTGFPDQLRGDQIPLGCRIMSVVRDYLDLVLGYYTGSVFSEAQALREIERFSGVLYDTEVVEAFKQQHFNQDEDDDAERIVSAAELQPGMVLSRHLFSNRGIALLREGQVLDHTLITKLKHLETMAGEPLHVLVARVGEPL, from the coding sequence ATGACCGAACTACTGGACGGAGCCACGGACACCGCCCAGCCGCCTTCCGTGTTGCTGGTCGATGACGAAACCAGCATTCTCAGCGCGCTCAAACGAACTTTGCGTAGCACTGGCGTCACGCTGTTGACGGCCAGCTCCGGCGCCGAGGGCTTACAGCTGTTGGAACAGCACCCGGTGGACCTGATCATCTCGGACATGCGCATGCCGCACATGTCGGGCTCGGAGTTTCTGGCTCAGGCATCGCAGCGCTTTCCCAGCGTGGTGCGCATCCTGCTGACTGGATTCGCCGATTTGGAGTCCACCATTGCGGCGATCAACGAGGGCAAAATCGCCCAGTATTTGACCAAACCCTGGAATGACGACGAACTGCGCGACATCGTTAGCAAGCACCTAAAAGCCAAGCTGCTGGAAGTGCGTAACCGGCAGTTGAGTCAGGAGTTGCTGGAGAAAAACATCGAGCTGGAAGCCCTGAACAGCCAGCTGGAAGAAAAGGTCGCCGAGCGCACCGAAGAGTTACGCCATAATCACGCCTTGCTGGAAAAAACCCACGACAGTGTTCGCCAGAGTTACGAACACATGGTAGCACTGGCCTCCAGCATTGCCGGCTTGCGCAACCCGGTGTCGTATCGCGCGGATCAACGCAAAGCTGCGATGGCCTTTAGCCTAGCCCAGGCGATGGGGTTATCCGATTCTGAGGCCACGTCAGTGCGTGAAGCGGTGCTGCTGGCGAACTTGGGCAAGGTCGGTTTTCCAGACACACTGCTTAACAAGCCATTTGCCAGTCTTGATGCCGCTGAAGCCGAGCAGTTCCGTCAGTATCCGGTGCTGGGGGAAACGGCGCTGATGGGCATTCCAAATTTAGAGCAGGCCAGTCGTTACATTCGCCATCAGTTTGAACGCTACGATGGCACCGGTTTCCCCGACCAGCTCCGCGGTGATCAGATTCCCTTGGGCTGTCGCATTATGTCAGTGGTGCGCGACTATTTGGATCTGGTGTTGGGTTATTACACCGGCAGCGTGTTTAGCGAGGCGCAAGCCCTGCGCGAGATTGAGCGCTTCAGTGGTGTGTTGTACGACACGGAGGTGGTGGAAGCCTTTAAGCAGCAGCACTTTAACCAAGATGAAGACGACGATGCCGAACGCATCGTCAGCGCCGCGGAATTGCAACCTGGTATGGTGCTGAGCCGGCATTTATTCAGCAATCGTGGCATCGCACTGTTACGTGAAGGCCAGGTGTTGGACCACACCTTGATCACCAAACTGAAACACCTTGAAACCATGGCCGGCGAACCGCTGCATGTATTGGTCGCCCGCGTAGGAGAGCCGTTATGA
- a CDS encoding DUF4212 domain-containing protein has protein sequence MAFKSDDDRSAYWRKNINLMLTLLAIWALVSYGFGILLRPALDAIPIGGVGLGFWFAQNGSIYVFLALVFFYAKKMRQLDREFGVDDD, from the coding sequence ATGGCTTTTAAGTCTGACGATGATCGAAGTGCCTACTGGCGCAAAAATATTAATCTCATGCTGACGCTACTGGCCATTTGGGCACTGGTGTCTTATGGCTTTGGCATTTTGCTACGTCCAGCGCTCGACGCCATTCCCATCGGTGGCGTCGGTTTGGGATTCTGGTTTGCCCAGAATGGATCCATCTATGTATTTCTTGCTCTGGTGTTCTTCTACGCCAAAAAAATGCGCCAGCTGGACCGTGAGTTCGGCGTTGATGACGATTAA
- a CDS encoding isocitrate lyase codes for MSVYQEETKAVAALKEAAGNPWDAINPEYVARMRVQNQFKTGLDIARYTAKIMREDMAAFDKDKSLYTQSLGCWHGFVGQQKLISIKKHFGTTKRRYLYLSGWMVAALRSEFGPLPDQSMHEKTAVASLVNELYTFLRQADARELGGLFRALDAAREAGDAAKEAEIQGQIDNYETHIVPIIADIDAGFGNAEATYLMAKQMIEAGACALQIENQVADEKQCGHQDGKVTVPHNDFHAKLRALRYAFLELGVDDGIIVARTDSEGAGLTKEIAVVKEKGDQGDVYNSFLDVEEVNVEDVQNGDVLLNRDGKLVRPKRLPSGLYQFRQGTGHERCVFDCIEAINAGADLLWIETAVPTVHEIKGMMDEVRKVHPDAKLVYNNSPSFNWTLNFRQQTYDAWVAEGKDVSAYDRNNLMSAEYDDSELSAAADARVKTFQADTSREANVFHHLITLPTYHTTALSVDNLAKEYFGEQGMLGYVEGVQRKEIRQGIACVKHQNMAGSDMGDDHKEYFAGENALKAGGAKNTSNQFS; via the coding sequence ATGTCAGTTTATCAAGAAGAAACAAAAGCGGTTGCAGCTCTGAAAGAAGCGGCAGGTAACCCTTGGGATGCCATCAACCCAGAATACGTCGCTCGCATGCGCGTTCAGAACCAATTCAAAACCGGTCTGGACATCGCTCGTTACACTGCCAAGATCATGCGTGAAGACATGGCAGCTTTTGATAAAGACAAGTCTCTGTACACCCAATCTCTGGGTTGCTGGCATGGTTTTGTGGGTCAGCAAAAGCTGATCTCGATCAAAAAGCACTTCGGTACTACTAAGCGTCGTTACTTGTACCTGTCTGGTTGGATGGTTGCGGCTCTGCGCAGTGAGTTTGGTCCTCTGCCTGACCAATCTATGCACGAAAAAACAGCCGTTGCTTCACTGGTAAACGAGCTGTACACCTTCCTGCGTCAAGCGGATGCACGTGAGCTGGGTGGTTTGTTCCGTGCGTTGGACGCCGCTCGTGAAGCGGGTGATGCTGCTAAAGAAGCAGAAATCCAGGGTCAAATCGACAACTACGAAACTCACATCGTACCTATCATTGCTGACATCGACGCAGGTTTCGGTAACGCTGAAGCGACCTACCTGATGGCTAAGCAAATGATCGAAGCCGGTGCCTGTGCGCTGCAGATCGAAAACCAGGTGGCGGACGAGAAGCAATGTGGTCACCAGGACGGTAAAGTGACCGTTCCACACAACGACTTCCACGCTAAACTGCGTGCTCTGCGTTACGCTTTCCTGGAGCTGGGTGTTGACGACGGTATCATCGTTGCACGTACCGACTCTGAAGGCGCTGGTCTGACCAAAGAAATCGCTGTTGTTAAAGAGAAAGGCGATCAGGGCGACGTTTACAACTCCTTCCTGGACGTTGAAGAAGTGAACGTTGAAGACGTTCAAAACGGCGATGTTCTGTTGAACCGTGATGGCAAGCTGGTACGTCCTAAGCGTCTGCCTTCTGGCCTGTATCAGTTCCGTCAGGGCACTGGTCATGAGCGTTGTGTATTCGACTGTATCGAAGCTATTAACGCTGGTGCTGACCTGCTGTGGATTGAAACTGCAGTACCGACAGTACACGAAATCAAAGGCATGATGGACGAAGTACGTAAAGTACACCCAGATGCGAAACTGGTTTACAACAACTCTCCATCATTCAACTGGACGCTGAACTTCCGTCAGCAAACCTACGATGCATGGGTAGCGGAAGGTAAAGACGTTTCTGCTTACGATCGTAACAACCTGATGTCTGCTGAATACGACGATTCTGAGCTGTCTGCAGCTGCTGACGCGCGCGTTAAGACATTCCAGGCGGATACTTCTCGTGAAGCGAACGTATTCCACCACCTGATCACTCTGCCGACTTATCACACGACTGCACTGTCGGTTGATAACCTGGCGAAAGAGTACTTCGGTGAGCAAGGCATGCTGGGTTATGTTGAAGGCGTTCAGCGTAAAGAGATCCGTCAAGGCATCGCTTGCGTTAAGCACCAAAACATGGCCGGTTCCGACATGGGCGACGACCACAAAGAATACTTTGCTGGTGAGAACGCACTGAAAGCTGGCGGTGCTAAGAACACGTCTAACCAGTTCTCTTAA
- a CDS encoding sodium:solute symporter family protein — translation MDLQTLTYLIVGATFALYMSIAVWARAGTTGEYYAAGRGVHPVANGMATAADWMSAASFIGMAGLIAFRGYDASIFLMGWTGGYVLLALCLAPYLRKFGKFTVPDFIGDRYYSRSARIVAVICLIVASLTYVIGQMKGIGVAFSRFLDVDYATGLYAGMGIVFFYAVLGGMKGVTYTQIAQYCVLIFAYTVPAVFISLNLTGNPLPQLGLLSDTADGTPLLIKLDQTLVALGFAEYTAQKGGTFNMLMYTLSLMMGTAGLPHVIIRFFTVPKVSDARTSAGWALLFIAILYTTAPAVGSMARLNLTNTIQDPAFAVGDPQGNLVYDERPDWFKNWETTGLLEFEDKNGDGRIQYYNDKNPEFAAMAEQEFGWKGNEMVKVDRDIMVLANPEIAKLPNWVIALVAAGGLAAALSTAAGLLIAISSAISHDLLKSTFMPHITEKQELLSARIAMAGAILVAGYLGLNPPGFAAQVVALAFGLAASSIFPVLMMGIFSSRVNNTGAVTGMLVGLTSTLLYIFTYKGWFFVQGTNMLPNTPDSWFLGVAPEAFGAIGALLNFATAFIVTKMTKPVPDEIRHMVEDIRFPKGAGAAQDH, via the coding sequence ATGGATCTGCAAACACTCACCTACCTGATTGTCGGCGCCACGTTTGCCTTGTATATGAGCATTGCGGTTTGGGCGCGCGCTGGTACCACGGGCGAATATTACGCTGCGGGCCGCGGTGTGCATCCGGTTGCCAATGGTATGGCCACCGCCGCCGACTGGATGTCTGCTGCCTCGTTTATTGGCATGGCTGGCTTGATCGCATTTCGCGGCTACGACGCGTCCATTTTTTTAATGGGCTGGACCGGCGGTTACGTATTATTGGCTCTGTGTTTAGCGCCTTATTTGCGTAAATTTGGCAAATTCACCGTGCCCGATTTTATCGGTGATCGCTACTATTCACGTTCGGCTCGTATCGTCGCCGTTATCTGTCTAATCGTTGCCTCACTGACGTATGTGATCGGGCAGATGAAAGGCATTGGCGTGGCCTTCTCGCGCTTCCTCGATGTCGATTACGCTACTGGTCTGTACGCTGGCATGGGTATTGTTTTCTTTTATGCCGTGTTGGGTGGCATGAAAGGCGTTACCTACACCCAGATCGCTCAGTACTGCGTGTTGATTTTTGCGTACACAGTGCCTGCGGTATTTATCTCACTTAATTTGACTGGAAACCCTCTACCACAACTGGGGCTGCTGAGCGACACCGCCGATGGTACTCCACTACTGATAAAACTCGACCAAACATTGGTCGCGCTCGGATTTGCTGAGTACACCGCACAAAAAGGCGGCACCTTTAACATGCTGATGTACACCTTGTCGCTAATGATGGGAACGGCCGGTCTGCCACACGTTATTATTCGCTTTTTCACCGTACCCAAAGTGTCTGATGCCCGTACGTCCGCTGGCTGGGCGCTGCTGTTTATCGCCATTCTATACACCACAGCACCGGCTGTCGGTTCTATGGCGCGCTTGAATCTGACTAATACCATTCAAGACCCAGCCTTCGCTGTCGGTGACCCACAGGGCAACCTGGTGTATGACGAGCGTCCGGACTGGTTTAAAAACTGGGAAACCACTGGCCTGCTGGAATTTGAAGACAAAAATGGTGACGGCCGTATTCAGTACTACAACGACAAAAACCCTGAGTTTGCTGCTATGGCCGAGCAGGAGTTCGGTTGGAAAGGCAATGAAATGGTGAAAGTCGACCGTGACATCATGGTGCTGGCCAACCCAGAAATTGCCAAGCTACCGAACTGGGTGATCGCACTGGTGGCCGCTGGTGGTTTGGCCGCCGCACTGTCGACGGCGGCAGGCTTGTTGATCGCAATTTCCTCAGCCATTTCGCACGACTTGCTGAAAAGCACCTTTATGCCGCACATCACCGAGAAGCAAGAACTGCTGTCGGCACGGATTGCCATGGCGGGCGCCATCTTAGTGGCTGGCTATCTTGGCCTGAATCCGCCAGGCTTTGCGGCCCAGGTGGTGGCATTAGCCTTCGGACTGGCCGCATCCTCGATATTCCCAGTGTTAATGATGGGCATCTTTAGCTCGCGGGTGAACAACACCGGTGCGGTGACAGGCATGTTGGTGGGTTTAACCTCTACCTTGCTGTACATCTTCACCTACAAAGGCTGGTTCTTCGTGCAAGGCACCAACATGTTGCCCAACACGCCGGACAGCTGGTTCCTCGGCGTCGCACCCGAGGCCTTTGGTGCCATCGGTGCACTGCTGAACTTTGCCACCGCCTTTATCGTGACCAAGATGACCAAGCCTGTGCCGGATGAGATCCGTCATATGGTCGAAGACATCCGCTTCCCGAAAGGCGCGGGAGCCGCGCAAGACCACTAG
- a CDS encoding heme NO-binding domain-containing protein: MKGVVFDLLRQMAEESVGVLGWQQVLDRAGSDGLYVATGTYPDDELVALVVAVSEHTGLSVDELLYRFGQFMVPAFESSYPVFFHGFDHLLDFLETVEATVHKEVRKLYSDAALPTFEVTRSAANELTMLYRSPRKLCRLAEGLIDGSATRFSTPYRLSHDRCLHRGDDHCELIVRCEPGNG; encoded by the coding sequence ATGAAAGGCGTGGTATTTGATTTGCTCCGGCAAATGGCGGAAGAGTCGGTTGGCGTTTTAGGCTGGCAACAGGTGCTGGATCGTGCTGGTAGCGACGGTTTGTACGTTGCTACCGGCACTTATCCCGATGACGAGCTGGTCGCCTTGGTGGTGGCGGTATCTGAGCATACTGGACTGTCGGTTGACGAGCTGTTGTATCGCTTTGGGCAGTTTATGGTGCCGGCCTTTGAGAGCAGTTATCCGGTGTTCTTTCACGGCTTTGATCATTTACTCGATTTTCTCGAAACGGTGGAAGCCACAGTGCACAAGGAAGTGCGTAAACTCTACAGTGACGCGGCGCTGCCCACTTTTGAGGTGACGCGCAGCGCAGCCAATGAACTTACTATGTTGTATCGCAGCCCGCGTAAATTATGCCGCTTGGCTGAGGGGTTGATTGATGGCAGTGCGACACGGTTTTCGACTCCCTATCGGTTGAGTCACGATCGTTGTTTGCACCGCGGTGATGATCATTGCGAATTAATCGTGCGTTGTGAGCCGGGCAATGGATGA
- a CDS encoding outer membrane protein gives MTLNRNALTHISLLPRSIATLLTAISISCAAHAGDSSPMVQVGITDAHGHVDHDFIGLTKTESDLNSRGYLVAYSHYFTNTGNQLQFSLARRNVDFEDINSRGHFWGADVDWKITLTKTLIKPYVVAGMGYQEFNSSDSLKFADDDLSGLSFNAGIGVIADVSQHWRIDLGYQRKSVWSTDNLAIFADSETRMNEISLTLGRHL, from the coding sequence ATGACACTCAACCGAAACGCGCTCACACACATTTCCTTACTGCCCCGAAGTATTGCCACCCTGCTCACAGCCATCAGCATCAGCTGCGCTGCACACGCTGGTGACTCAAGCCCGATGGTGCAAGTGGGCATCACCGACGCTCACGGCCATGTCGATCATGACTTTATCGGTTTGACCAAAACCGAGTCCGACCTCAACAGCCGCGGCTACCTGGTTGCCTACAGCCACTACTTCACCAACACCGGCAATCAGTTGCAGTTTTCACTGGCGCGCCGTAATGTCGATTTTGAAGACATCAACTCACGCGGACATTTTTGGGGAGCAGATGTTGATTGGAAAATCACCTTAACCAAAACCCTCATCAAACCGTACGTCGTGGCCGGCATGGGGTATCAAGAGTTCAACAGCTCTGACAGCCTCAAGTTTGCCGATGATGACTTGTCCGGCTTGAGCTTTAACGCCGGTATTGGCGTTATTGCAGACGTCAGCCAACATTGGCGAATTGATCTCGGGTATCAGCGCAAGTCCGTATGGAGCACCGATAACCTGGCCATATTCGCGGACAGTGAAACCCGCATGAATGAAATCAGCCTAACGCTGGGCCGCCATCTCTGA
- a CDS encoding sensor histidine kinase encodes MDELQAYKMALERERKLRNAAEHLLEEKSRELYDSLRELEASHQALEQNRRQLVQAEKMASLGIMSAGVAHEINNPVSFITANFNVLSQNMSALSQCFEQLREKIECSDDINIIRQLLQQLMQQYEVHYLLEDNQDLIPETQVGLQRVAQIVADLRTFSRSDDQPAEALNVNDCVRGAVSIMQSQLDVLVDVQVSYQPLPDITGFAGKLTQVFVNLISNALHATAADGRIAITTARQGEGIAVQVSDTGHGIDEQHLDQLFTPFFTTKPVGEGTGLGLSISYGLIQEHGGDIKVDSTPGEGTCFTVWLPLQRQTA; translated from the coding sequence ATGGATGAGCTGCAAGCGTATAAAATGGCGCTGGAGCGAGAGCGTAAACTGCGCAACGCGGCCGAGCATCTGTTGGAAGAGAAATCTCGTGAGCTGTACGACTCGTTGCGCGAGCTGGAAGCCAGTCATCAGGCACTGGAGCAAAACCGGCGACAATTAGTGCAGGCGGAAAAAATGGCATCGCTCGGGATTATGTCCGCTGGAGTCGCCCATGAAATCAATAACCCAGTAAGTTTTATCACCGCCAATTTTAATGTGCTGTCGCAGAACATGAGTGCCTTAAGCCAGTGTTTTGAGCAATTGCGTGAAAAGATTGAGTGCAGCGACGACATCAACATCATTCGCCAATTATTGCAGCAATTAATGCAGCAATACGAGGTGCATTATTTATTGGAAGATAATCAGGATCTTATTCCTGAAACCCAGGTCGGCCTGCAACGTGTGGCGCAGATCGTCGCGGATTTACGTACCTTTTCACGTTCAGACGACCAACCCGCCGAAGCTTTGAATGTGAACGATTGCGTGCGTGGTGCGGTGAGTATTATGCAAAGTCAGTTGGATGTGTTGGTGGATGTGCAGGTGAGCTATCAGCCATTGCCGGACATCACCGGCTTTGCCGGCAAGCTGACGCAGGTGTTTGTGAATCTGATCAGCAATGCACTTCATGCTACGGCGGCGGATGGTCGTATCGCCATCACCACCGCACGTCAGGGCGAGGGCATAGCCGTGCAGGTATCGGACACTGGCCACGGTATCGACGAGCAGCACCTGGATCAGCTGTTTACTCCATTCTTTACCACCAAGCCGGTGGGCGAGGGCACGGGTCTGGGCTTGTCGATTTCCTATGGCTTGATTCAAGAGCACGGCGGCGACATCAAGGTCGATAGCACGCCCGGCGAGGGCACCTGTTTTACCGTTTGGTTACCGCTGCAACGACAAACGGCCTGA
- a CDS encoding enoyl-CoA hydratase/isomerase family protein, producing the protein MYQDILCDVGDSIATITLNRPDVFNAIRVQTYKDIIACLQDCEQRADVSVIILTGAAGKFCAGNDLSDLLPGGDLAGVQQGVAGIFDTLAAMQKPLILAQEGVAVGIGANLLLHADLAFAGRSIRYSLPFSKIGVAAEGGSSVLLKEAIGAKAAADLLLTGRFFSAEEAVNWGFINAAVDDGSALEHAVSAAKALLQNSQASLRAIKQLGRQENHRQRVNAAVKAEMDAFSELLQTEETQMRIKQVLKGKG; encoded by the coding sequence ATGTACCAAGATATTTTATGCGATGTTGGCGATAGCATTGCCACCATTACCTTAAACCGCCCCGATGTGTTTAACGCCATTCGAGTGCAGACCTACAAAGACATTATTGCGTGTTTGCAAGACTGCGAGCAGCGCGCTGATGTCAGCGTGATTATTCTGACCGGTGCAGCCGGTAAATTCTGCGCCGGCAACGACCTGAGCGATTTATTACCCGGTGGCGATTTAGCCGGTGTGCAACAAGGCGTAGCGGGTATTTTTGATACGTTGGCCGCCATGCAAAAGCCATTGATATTGGCGCAAGAAGGCGTCGCCGTTGGTATTGGCGCCAACTTATTACTGCATGCGGACCTGGCTTTTGCCGGTCGCAGTATTCGCTACAGCTTGCCATTTAGTAAAATTGGTGTGGCTGCAGAGGGTGGTTCATCGGTATTGCTGAAAGAAGCCATCGGTGCCAAAGCGGCAGCGGACTTATTGCTTACCGGCCGCTTCTTTAGCGCAGAAGAAGCTGTTAACTGGGGCTTTATCAACGCCGCTGTCGACGACGGCAGCGCATTGGAGCACGCCGTTAGTGCGGCCAAAGCCTTACTGCAGAACTCGCAAGCATCACTGCGCGCGATCAAACAATTGGGGCGCCAGGAGAATCATCGCCAGCGGGTCAATGCAGCGGTCAAAGCAGAAATGGACGCGTTTTCCGAGTTGTTGCAAACCGAAGAAACACAAATGCGCATTAAGCAAGTGTTGAAAGGCAAAGGCTAA